A genomic region of Rhodococcus pyridinivorans contains the following coding sequences:
- a CDS encoding flavin reductase family protein, whose amino-acid sequence MTAEHAVLDPRRIRDVMGNFCTGVTVITALDGDEPLGFACQSFVSVSLDPPLISFCPARTSTTWPKIREVGTLAVNVLSESQRTLCGAFAVSGGNKFRGVRWEPGDNGAPAIEGALARVEATVETEYEAGDHTIVLARVTGLTSLHSRGPLLFFQGTYGGFERR is encoded by the coding sequence ATGACAGCGGAACACGCGGTACTGGATCCCCGACGGATCCGCGACGTGATGGGCAACTTCTGCACGGGTGTCACGGTGATCACCGCGCTCGACGGCGACGAACCGCTGGGATTCGCCTGTCAGTCGTTCGTGTCGGTCTCGCTGGACCCGCCGCTCATCTCGTTCTGTCCCGCCCGCACGTCGACGACCTGGCCGAAGATCCGGGAGGTCGGCACCCTGGCCGTCAACGTCCTGTCCGAGAGCCAGCGCACCCTGTGCGGTGCGTTCGCGGTGAGCGGCGGCAACAAGTTCCGCGGGGTGCGCTGGGAGCCGGGCGACAACGGCGCTCCGGCGATCGAGGGAGCCCTGGCGCGGGTCGAGGCAACCGTGGAGACCGAGTACGAGGCCGGCGACCACACGATCGTGCTGGCACGGGTCACGGGGCTGACGTCGCTGCACTCCCGCGGTCCGCTCCTGTTCTTCCAGGGCACCTACGGCGGTTTCGAACGGCGGTGA
- a CDS encoding nuclear transport factor 2 family protein — MTVSDTDARTQRIRTTVHAYLDAVAAGVAADIAALYADDATLEDPAGSEPRVGRAAIAEFYKGVEATENTTELLTLRIAGSTAAFHFRVVTKAGEQTYEIEPIDVMTFDDEGRITSMRAVWAPGDMRVR; from the coding sequence GTGACCGTTTCCGACACCGACGCCCGCACTCAGCGCATCCGCACCACCGTGCACGCCTATCTCGATGCCGTGGCCGCAGGCGTGGCCGCCGACATCGCCGCCCTCTACGCCGACGACGCCACCCTCGAGGATCCTGCCGGAAGCGAGCCTCGCGTGGGCCGGGCAGCGATCGCCGAGTTCTACAAGGGTGTCGAGGCCACCGAGAACACCACCGAGTTGCTCACGCTCCGGATCGCCGGGTCGACCGCGGCCTTCCACTTCCGTGTGGTCACGAAGGCGGGCGAGCAGACCTACGAGATCGAGCCCATCGACGTCATGACGTTCGACGACGAGGGACGCATCACCAGCATGCGGGCGGTCTGGGCTCCCGGAGACATGCGTGTTCGCTGA
- a CDS encoding LLM class F420-dependent oxidoreductase: MTDGSNRMPAVRIGITSPVVTRVPEASGDWEAGAGIEELSQIAVTADRSGFHHLTCSEHVAVPAPVAATRGGTYWDPLATLGFLAARTDRIRLVTQVLVLGYHHPLEIAKRYGTLDTVSGGRLTLGLGVGSLEEEFALLEAPFTDRGARADDALAALRASLSTREPSYHGEYFEYSDVVVDPCAVQPRVPLWIGGRTPRSLRRACEFGDGWVPFGLPFDDVKTMLAKRQPPPGFEVVLSVTRLDPLGDPDATRRRLGRAIAAGATIVGAGVDAGSADHYCDQLVALADLFGREFGDLGVG, from the coding sequence ATGACCGACGGATCGAACCGCATGCCGGCAGTACGCATCGGGATCACCAGCCCGGTCGTCACCCGGGTCCCCGAGGCCTCCGGCGACTGGGAGGCCGGCGCGGGCATCGAGGAACTGTCGCAGATCGCGGTCACCGCGGATCGGTCGGGATTCCACCACCTCACCTGCAGTGAACACGTCGCCGTACCGGCGCCCGTGGCCGCGACGCGCGGTGGGACGTACTGGGATCCGCTGGCGACCCTCGGCTTCCTGGCAGCGCGCACCGACCGGATCCGACTGGTCACCCAGGTTCTCGTCCTCGGCTACCACCATCCTCTGGAGATCGCGAAGCGCTACGGCACGCTCGACACGGTCAGCGGTGGACGCCTGACCCTCGGTCTCGGCGTCGGTTCGCTCGAGGAGGAGTTCGCGTTGCTCGAAGCCCCCTTCACTGATCGCGGCGCACGCGCCGACGATGCTCTCGCCGCCCTGCGCGCATCTCTATCGACACGCGAACCCTCCTATCACGGAGAGTATTTCGAGTACTCGGATGTGGTGGTCGATCCCTGCGCCGTGCAGCCGCGAGTTCCGTTATGGATCGGCGGCCGCACCCCGCGTTCGCTGCGACGCGCGTGCGAGTTCGGGGACGGCTGGGTACCTTTCGGGCTCCCCTTCGACGACGTGAAAACGATGCTCGCGAAGAGGCAGCCGCCGCCCGGCTTCGAGGTCGTGCTGTCGGTGACGCGGCTCGACCCGCTCGGTGACCCCGACGCGACGCGCAGACGACTCGGCCGCGCGATCGCAGCGGGCGCGACGATCGTCGGTGCCGGTGTGGACGCCGGATCCGCCGACCACTACTGCGACCAGCTCGTCGCCCTCGCCGACCTGTTCGGCAGGGAATTCGGCGATCTCGGGGTGGGGTGA
- a CDS encoding alpha/beta hydrolase, producing MCARTGSRSTSGPARRYTTSEVHDLVVDGPGGGLALRLYRLESSEAARPVVVFAHGGGFVCCDLDSHDEFCRSMAEAVGAVVVSVDYRLAPEHPAPAAHDDLYAALEWTAATVASYGGDPARIVLAGDSAGGNLAVTVAIATCDRGGPAVLGQALFYPVIDDDFDTESYRKYGVGYYNSAAAMRWYWEQYAPDGTDDPRLIPTRAESLAGLPSAVVATAELDPPCSSGDDYADRLAAAGVSVQHRRFDGLFHGFLTFPALSLSEPARQEVWKMVRALVDGPDLPVTGTSGFAS from the coding sequence GTGTGCGCTCGGACGGGCTCGCGGAGCACGTCCGGTCCCGCTCGCCGATACACGACCAGTGAGGTACACGATCTCGTCGTCGACGGACCGGGAGGCGGCCTCGCGTTGCGCCTCTACCGTCTCGAGTCCTCCGAGGCCGCGCGCCCGGTCGTCGTGTTCGCGCACGGTGGAGGGTTCGTCTGCTGCGATCTCGACAGTCACGACGAGTTCTGCCGGTCGATGGCGGAGGCTGTCGGGGCCGTCGTCGTGTCCGTCGATTACCGCCTCGCTCCCGAACACCCTGCCCCGGCCGCGCACGACGACCTGTACGCCGCGCTCGAATGGACGGCCGCGACCGTCGCGTCGTACGGGGGAGACCCGGCGCGCATCGTGCTTGCCGGCGACAGTGCCGGTGGAAACCTCGCCGTGACCGTCGCGATCGCCACCTGCGACAGGGGCGGACCGGCGGTGCTCGGTCAGGCGTTGTTCTATCCGGTGATCGACGACGACTTCGACACCGAGTCGTACCGGAAGTACGGGGTGGGCTACTACAACTCCGCCGCGGCGATGCGGTGGTACTGGGAGCAGTACGCACCGGACGGCACCGACGATCCCCGCCTGATCCCCACCCGCGCCGAGTCGCTCGCCGGGCTGCCCTCGGCGGTCGTCGCCACCGCCGAACTCGATCCGCCGTGTTCGTCCGGCGACGACTACGCCGACCGTCTCGCCGCGGCCGGGGTGTCCGTGCAGCACCGCAGATTCGACGGCCTGTTCCACGGATTCCTGACCTTCCCCGCGTTGTCGCTCAGCGAGCCGGCGCGGCAGGAGGTGTGGAAGATGGTGCGCGCCCTGGTCGACGGGCCGGATCTCCCGGTGACCGGGACGAGCGGCTTCGCGTCCTGA
- a CDS encoding 3-ketosteroid-delta-1-dehydrogenase codes for MAPTSVPPVAPAQDTTVDLLVIGSGTGMAAALTAHEAGLSALLVEKSAYVGGSTARSGGAFWVPANPVLTAAGSGDTVERGHTYVRTVVDGTAPVERGEAFVDNGVATVEMLQRTTPMKLFWAEGYSDYHPELAGGSAVGRSCECLPMDLSVLGEERGRLRPGLMEASLPMPTTGADYKWMNLMLRVPHKGFPRIFKRLAQGVAGLAVKREYVAGGQAIAAGLFAGVLKAGVPVWTETSLVRLLTDGDRVTGAVVAQNGREVTVTARRGVVLAAGGFDHDMEMRRKFQSERLLDHESLGAETNTGDAIKAAQEVGADLALMDQAWWFPAVAPTRPGKPPMVMLAERSLPGSFIVDQTGRRFTNESSDYMSFGQLVLERERAGDPIESMWIVFDQKYRNSYVFAAGVFPRRPLPEAWYEAGIAHRGTTAAELAASMGVPVDTFAATFGRFNEDAAAGTDSEFGRGGSAYDRYYGDPTVQPNPNLRPLTHGPLYAVKMTLSDLGTCGGVRADERARVLREDGSPIAGLYAIGNTAANAFGHRYPGAGATIGQGLVFGYIAARDAASSDAPVA; via the coding sequence ATGGCGCCGACATCCGTACCGCCCGTGGCACCCGCCCAGGACACCACCGTCGACCTGCTCGTGATCGGGTCCGGTACCGGCATGGCCGCCGCACTCACCGCGCACGAGGCAGGACTGTCCGCCCTCCTCGTGGAGAAGTCGGCCTACGTCGGCGGATCGACCGCCCGTTCCGGCGGTGCGTTCTGGGTGCCGGCCAATCCGGTACTCACCGCGGCGGGAAGCGGCGACACCGTCGAGCGCGGCCACACCTACGTGCGGACGGTCGTCGACGGCACGGCGCCGGTCGAACGGGGCGAGGCCTTCGTCGACAACGGTGTCGCCACCGTCGAGATGCTCCAGCGCACCACCCCCATGAAGCTGTTCTGGGCTGAGGGCTACTCCGACTATCACCCCGAACTGGCGGGTGGTTCGGCGGTCGGCCGCAGCTGCGAGTGCCTGCCCATGGACCTGTCGGTCCTCGGTGAGGAGCGGGGTCGACTGCGTCCCGGCCTCATGGAGGCGAGCCTGCCGATGCCCACCACCGGTGCCGACTACAAGTGGATGAACCTCATGTTGCGCGTGCCGCACAAGGGTTTTCCGCGTATCTTCAAGCGGCTCGCACAGGGGGTCGCCGGTCTCGCCGTCAAGCGTGAATACGTCGCCGGTGGGCAAGCGATCGCCGCCGGCCTGTTCGCGGGTGTGCTGAAGGCCGGTGTGCCGGTGTGGACCGAGACGTCGCTGGTGCGTCTGCTCACCGACGGGGATCGTGTCACCGGTGCCGTCGTAGCGCAGAACGGACGTGAGGTGACGGTGACCGCTCGTCGCGGGGTGGTGCTTGCCGCGGGGGGGTTCGACCACGACATGGAGATGCGGCGCAAGTTCCAGTCCGAGCGTCTGCTCGACCACGAGAGCCTCGGGGCGGAGACCAACACCGGCGACGCGATCAAGGCGGCCCAGGAGGTCGGTGCCGATCTCGCCCTCATGGATCAGGCATGGTGGTTCCCCGCCGTCGCGCCGACCCGTCCGGGCAAGCCGCCGATGGTCATGCTCGCCGAGCGTTCGCTGCCCGGCTCGTTCATCGTCGACCAGACGGGACGCCGGTTCACGAACGAGTCGTCCGACTACATGTCGTTCGGACAGCTGGTGCTCGAACGCGAGCGTGCCGGCGATCCGATCGAGTCGATGTGGATCGTCTTCGACCAGAAGTACCGCAACAGCTACGTGTTCGCGGCCGGGGTGTTCCCGCGCCGGCCGCTCCCGGAGGCCTGGTACGAGGCGGGCATCGCCCACCGCGGCACCACCGCTGCGGAACTCGCGGCGTCGATGGGCGTGCCGGTGGACACCTTCGCCGCGACGTTCGGAAGGTTCAACGAGGACGCCGCGGCGGGAACGGATTCCGAGTTCGGACGTGGCGGCAGTGCCTACGACCGCTACTACGGTGACCCGACCGTCCAGCCGAACCCGAACCTGCGACCCCTCACGCACGGCCCGCTCTACGCGGTGAAGATGACGCTGAGCGATCTCGGCACGTGCGGTGGCGTGCGCGCCGACGAGCGGGCGCGGGTCCTCCGCGAGGACGGCAGCCCCATCGCCGGTCTCTACGCCATCGGCAACACCGCGGCCAACGCGTTCGGCCACCGCTATCCCGGTGCCGGTGCCACCATCGGGCAGGGCCTGGTCTTCGGGTACATCGCGGCACGCGACGCAGCATCGTCGGACGCACCGGTCGCCTGA
- a CDS encoding FAD-binding oxidoreductase, translating into MQSATPSPSETETAVTATVVEHHRLRHDLAVVRLECDDAIVDFRPGQYVDVAVPQRPTLPRRLSPALPPSLDGKLEFHVRTVPGGWVSGAIVADTQPGDVWQIGAARGGDLHIDDTGRIVIMVAGGTGLAPLRSLILDTARHPDPPRTFLFTGARNPRDLYAADMLMLLSEALPWLTVVPVVETLEIPDIPDPWFDRIAPRIDEFGPDPDELLEGSVDEVVTSYGAFGDHQVLVCGPAAMVRTTAQRLIETGTPVENIRYDPY; encoded by the coding sequence ATGCAGTCGGCCACGCCGTCACCGAGCGAGACCGAAACGGCAGTCACCGCAACCGTCGTCGAACATCATCGGCTCCGGCACGACCTCGCCGTCGTGCGTCTCGAATGCGACGACGCGATCGTCGATTTCCGCCCCGGGCAGTACGTCGACGTGGCCGTGCCGCAGCGCCCCACGCTGCCGCGTCGCCTCTCCCCCGCGCTGCCACCGTCGCTGGACGGCAAGCTCGAGTTCCACGTGCGCACGGTCCCGGGTGGCTGGGTGAGCGGCGCGATCGTCGCCGACACCCAACCGGGCGACGTGTGGCAGATCGGCGCCGCCCGCGGCGGCGACCTCCACATCGACGACACCGGCCGCATCGTCATCATGGTGGCCGGCGGCACGGGCCTCGCGCCGCTGCGGTCGCTGATCCTCGACACGGCGCGTCACCCGGATCCGCCCCGCACCTTCCTGTTCACGGGCGCCCGCAACCCGCGCGACCTGTACGCCGCCGACATGCTCATGCTCCTGTCCGAGGCGCTGCCGTGGCTGACGGTGGTGCCGGTCGTGGAGACCCTCGAGATCCCCGACATCCCCGACCCCTGGTTCGATCGCATCGCCCCGCGCATCGACGAGTTCGGACCCGACCCCGACGAACTGCTCGAGGGCAGCGTCGACGAGGTCGTCACGTCCTACGGTGCGTTCGGCGACCACCAGGTGCTCGTGTGTGGCCCGGCGGCCATGGTGCGCACCACCGCTCAGCGGCTGATCGAGACCGGCACCCCGGTCGAGAACATCCGCTACGACCCGTACTGA
- a CDS encoding AMP-binding protein: MPEEYADLYRPAFTPDLLITALDRSADRPALHLGDVVLTGAEMRAAISRFQQALASVGVGQGTAVAMLSKNRPEVLISMGATMVAGCRTTALNPMGSLSDHLYISTDAEIETLIFDPRHFEERAAELREQVPTLKNLFSLGPSSVGTDILALSEEFTEQRLVSAPVDIEDTSSIVYTGGTTGKPKGVMGSFRSGAALNQIQMAEWQWPEQPRFLVCTPLSHAGAAFFVPTLLRGGCLYVLPHFDPALVLEAIEKHRINATMLVPTMIYMLLDHPDFDSRDLSSIETLFYGASAMSPSRLREGIERLGPVFFQFYGQSECGMTISVLRKEEHLPDDPSRLASCGRPVPWLDVRLLDDDLNEVPQGELGEICVRGPLVMKGYLNKPEETAEALRGGWLHTGDVARADKNGFMTIVDRKKDMIVTGGFNVFPREIEDVISSHPAVASVAVVGVPDTKWGEAVKACVVLRDGQSVPVEELIEKVRAAKGSVHAPKSVDFLDALPLTPLGKLDKKTLRASYR; the protein is encoded by the coding sequence ATGCCCGAGGAGTACGCCGACCTCTACCGCCCCGCATTCACGCCCGATCTCCTCATCACCGCGCTCGACCGCAGCGCCGACCGGCCCGCCCTGCACCTCGGTGACGTCGTCCTCACCGGAGCCGAGATGCGCGCCGCCATCAGCCGGTTCCAGCAGGCGCTCGCGTCCGTCGGGGTCGGCCAGGGAACGGCGGTCGCGATGCTGTCCAAGAACCGGCCCGAGGTGCTCATCTCGATGGGCGCCACGATGGTCGCCGGCTGCCGCACCACGGCCCTGAACCCGATGGGCTCGCTCTCCGACCACCTGTACATCTCGACCGACGCCGAGATCGAGACCCTGATCTTCGATCCCCGCCACTTCGAGGAACGCGCAGCGGAGCTGCGCGAGCAGGTGCCGACCCTGAAGAACCTGTTCTCCCTCGGCCCGTCCTCGGTGGGCACCGACATTCTCGCCCTGTCCGAGGAGTTCACCGAGCAGCGCCTCGTGTCCGCGCCCGTCGACATCGAGGACACCTCCTCCATCGTCTACACCGGCGGCACGACCGGGAAGCCGAAGGGCGTGATGGGCTCGTTCCGTTCGGGCGCGGCCCTGAACCAGATCCAGATGGCCGAGTGGCAGTGGCCCGAGCAGCCGCGCTTCCTCGTGTGCACCCCGCTCTCGCACGCCGGTGCGGCGTTCTTCGTCCCCACGCTCCTGCGCGGCGGATGCCTCTACGTGCTGCCGCACTTCGATCCTGCGCTCGTGCTCGAAGCGATCGAGAAGCATCGCATCAACGCGACCATGCTCGTGCCGACGATGATCTACATGCTGCTCGACCATCCCGATTTCGACAGCCGCGACCTGTCGAGCATCGAGACCCTGTTCTACGGTGCGTCGGCGATGTCGCCGTCCCGCCTGCGCGAAGGGATCGAGCGGCTCGGCCCGGTCTTCTTCCAGTTCTACGGCCAGTCCGAATGCGGCATGACCATCTCGGTGCTGCGCAAGGAAGAACACCTCCCCGACGATCCGAGCCGCCTCGCGTCGTGCGGCCGCCCCGTGCCGTGGCTCGACGTCCGCCTGCTCGACGACGACCTGAACGAGGTGCCGCAGGGCGAACTCGGCGAGATCTGTGTGCGCGGCCCGCTCGTGATGAAGGGCTATCTGAACAAGCCGGAGGAGACCGCCGAGGCGCTGCGCGGCGGATGGCTGCACACCGGCGACGTCGCGCGCGCCGACAAGAACGGCTTCATGACGATCGTCGACCGCAAGAAGGACATGATCGTCACCGGCGGCTTCAACGTCTTCCCCCGCGAGATCGAGGACGTCATCTCGTCGCACCCGGCGGTCGCGTCCGTGGCCGTCGTCGGTGTGCCGGATACCAAGTGGGGCGAGGCCGTCAAGGCGTGTGTCGTGCTGCGCGACGGTCAGTCGGTGCCGGTCGAGGAACTGATCGAGAAGGTGCGTGCCGCAAAGGGTTCGGTGCACGCCCCCAAATCGGTCGACTTCCTCGACGCCCTGCCGTTGACGCCGCTGGGCAAGCTCGACAAGAAGACGCTGCGGGCGTCCTATCGCTGA
- a CDS encoding AMIN-like domain-containing (lipo)protein, translating to MSRIHVWLAMIVVIAGIGLTGPTASAATPYCGIHWGSLDKVNPTMVASPFTAVRAGRHECFDRTVVDLAGPAAGYRVGYVPAVHEDGSGFEVPLRGGAYLQVVVLAPAYYVPANRREVVDVSGYRTLRQVAWANSFEGQTTLGVGVRARLPFRVFTLDGPGSGSRVVLDVAHQW from the coding sequence ATGAGCAGGATTCACGTGTGGCTCGCGATGATCGTCGTCATCGCGGGGATCGGGCTGACGGGCCCGACCGCGTCGGCCGCAACGCCCTATTGCGGCATCCACTGGGGTTCGCTGGACAAGGTGAACCCGACGATGGTCGCCTCACCGTTCACCGCCGTGCGGGCAGGACGGCACGAGTGCTTCGACCGGACCGTCGTCGATCTCGCCGGGCCGGCCGCGGGTTACCGCGTCGGCTACGTCCCCGCCGTCCACGAGGACGGATCGGGGTTCGAGGTCCCGCTGCGCGGAGGCGCCTACCTCCAGGTGGTCGTCCTCGCGCCCGCCTACTACGTACCGGCGAACCGGCGCGAGGTCGTCGACGTGAGCGGATACCGCACCCTGCGACAGGTGGCGTGGGCCAACAGTTTCGAAGGCCAGACCACCCTCGGTGTCGGGGTACGGGCCCGGCTGCCGTTCCGGGTGTTCACCCTCGACGGTCCCGGTAGCGGTTCACGGGTGGTGCTGGACGTCGCGCACCAGTGGTGA
- a CDS encoding ester cyclase has product MKIEHSTPASTPELGSEEKKSLAVRALMMMADGDRSVFGEVLSADAVNREAKSEPPPTRVHGPDGFFATALWLRDAFADLKFEVKNVVEQDDLVVLDTVMSARHEGPFATYDEQGRVDQVFAPTGKSFTVRQAHWMRVADGKIVEHWAVRDDLGMAKQAGWVPPNPISLTRNVLAARKLRKQIRAGRS; this is encoded by the coding sequence GTGAAGATCGAACATTCCACTCCGGCGTCCACCCCGGAACTCGGATCCGAGGAGAAGAAATCTCTCGCCGTGCGGGCTCTGATGATGATGGCCGACGGTGATCGCAGCGTTTTCGGCGAGGTGCTGTCCGCGGACGCGGTCAATCGCGAAGCAAAGAGTGAACCGCCTCCCACCAGAGTCCACGGACCCGACGGTTTCTTCGCGACTGCACTGTGGTTGCGTGACGCCTTCGCAGATCTGAAGTTCGAGGTGAAGAACGTTGTGGAGCAGGACGATCTCGTCGTCCTCGACACCGTCATGTCGGCGCGACACGAAGGACCCTTCGCCACCTACGACGAGCAGGGCCGCGTCGATCAGGTGTTCGCGCCGACGGGAAAGAGTTTCACGGTGCGTCAGGCCCATTGGATGCGGGTGGCCGACGGCAAGATCGTCGAGCATTGGGCCGTGCGCGACGACCTCGGAATGGCAAAGCAGGCGGGATGGGTGCCACCGAACCCGATCTCGCTGACGCGGAACGTTCTCGCAGCACGGAAGCTGCGCAAGCAGATCAGAGCGGGTCGAAGCTGA
- a CDS encoding FAD-binding oxidoreductase, with protein MEAFAIARVQLSFASIIATPTGAERFATAFYNAMWSESTGIRSLFPAGMESMRQRFATAVGWVVARLHEPGTVDRFLAQLARDHRKYGVEPLHYRVAGNALLAAVRECTPLILWTAALERTWAEVVDGVVETMATAAATDDLPASWGATVVGHERVLPDLAIIRLEADSSIPYYAGQYMSVQIPQRPHMWRYLSAAIPPNPYGQIEFHVRRVSTGWVSPALVGETAVGDRWTIGPPLGGLHVDRESGRDVLMIASGTGLAPMRAQIMEMAMRGDNPRVHLFYGGKYPCDLYDLETLWQIATTNPWLTIVPVLEEKENPWWHPVPAKEPPTGLNRPMYGKLGKVAGQFGTWADRQIQIAGSPSMIRTTLYALSAAGTPRQNISFDPL; from the coding sequence GTGGAGGCTTTCGCCATCGCCCGGGTTCAGCTCAGCTTCGCGTCGATCATCGCCACCCCCACCGGAGCCGAACGGTTCGCGACGGCGTTCTACAACGCCATGTGGAGCGAGTCCACCGGCATCCGCTCACTGTTCCCCGCCGGCATGGAGTCGATGCGACAGCGGTTCGCGACCGCGGTCGGCTGGGTCGTCGCCCGCCTCCACGAACCGGGCACCGTCGACAGGTTCCTCGCCCAGCTCGCGCGCGACCACCGTAAGTACGGGGTCGAGCCGCTGCACTACCGCGTCGCGGGCAACGCACTGCTCGCCGCGGTCCGCGAATGCACTCCCCTGATCCTGTGGACGGCCGCGCTCGAACGCACCTGGGCCGAGGTCGTCGACGGAGTCGTCGAGACGATGGCGACCGCCGCGGCCACCGACGACCTGCCTGCCTCGTGGGGGGCCACCGTCGTCGGCCACGAACGCGTGCTCCCCGATCTGGCCATCATCCGGCTCGAGGCCGACAGCTCGATCCCCTACTACGCGGGCCAGTACATGAGCGTGCAGATCCCGCAGCGCCCGCACATGTGGCGATACCTGTCGGCAGCGATCCCGCCGAATCCATACGGGCAGATCGAATTCCACGTTCGACGGGTCTCCACCGGATGGGTGAGCCCCGCGCTCGTCGGCGAGACCGCGGTCGGCGACCGGTGGACGATCGGCCCACCGCTCGGTGGCCTGCACGTCGACCGCGAGAGCGGCCGGGACGTGCTGATGATCGCGTCCGGCACCGGTCTCGCACCCATGCGCGCCCAGATCATGGAGATGGCGATGCGCGGCGACAACCCACGCGTCCACCTGTTCTACGGGGGCAAGTATCCGTGCGACCTGTACGACCTCGAGACCCTGTGGCAGATCGCCACGACCAACCCGTGGCTGACCATCGTGCCGGTGCTCGAGGAGAAGGAGAACCCTTGGTGGCACCCGGTTCCCGCGAAGGAACCGCCCACCGGCCTCAACCGGCCGATGTACGGCAAGCTCGGTAAGGTCGCCGGGCAGTTCGGCACGTGGGCCGACCGTCAGATCCAGATCGCCGGGTCGCCGTCGATGATCCGCACGACGCTGTACGCGCTGTCGGCGGCAGGCACCCCGCGTCAGAACATCAGCTTCGACCCGCTCTGA